The following are encoded in a window of Candidatus Fluviicola riflensis genomic DNA:
- the metX gene encoding homoserine O-acetyltransferase: MSLLFFASNRSNLPVERQLQLDFELELESGERLHNPQIAFQTWGKLNEDRPNVVWVCHALTGNHRIQEWWEGLFGIDKCFDPNDYFIVSVNVIGSCYGSTGPLSFKNPIERYYRDFPLVTVRDMVKALDLVRIFLEIDKIQVLIGASLGGQQVLEWAVQQPQLFQSIIPIATNVQHSPFGIAFNEAQRLAIQADPSFLRNEYSGGRDGLIAARSIGMLSYRSYEGYGITQAEATDNKSDDFKAASYQRYQGEKLANRFNAYSYWTLSKAMDSHNLARHRKPAAELLSELTIPALVVGIDSDLLFPISEQQYIARCLPNSQLATLSSRFGHDGFLVEYDQLTAAIEPFLTNIFSTQTIQHELINN; the protein is encoded by the coding sequence ATGTCACTCTTATTTTTCGCTTCCAACAGAAGCAACCTTCCTGTAGAACGTCAGCTCCAGCTCGATTTTGAGTTAGAACTTGAATCGGGAGAACGTCTGCACAATCCCCAAATTGCGTTTCAAACCTGGGGAAAGCTCAACGAAGACCGCCCCAACGTGGTGTGGGTTTGCCATGCGCTTACCGGTAATCATCGTATCCAAGAATGGTGGGAAGGTTTGTTCGGTATTGACAAATGCTTCGATCCGAACGACTATTTTATCGTGAGCGTGAATGTAATCGGTTCGTGCTACGGCAGTACAGGTCCGCTTTCGTTCAAGAATCCAATCGAACGCTATTACCGCGATTTTCCGCTGGTGACGGTGCGCGATATGGTCAAAGCACTCGATTTGGTACGCATCTTTTTGGAAATCGACAAAATACAGGTGCTGATCGGTGCGTCGCTTGGCGGACAACAAGTGTTGGAATGGGCCGTGCAGCAACCACAGTTGTTTCAATCCATCATTCCCATTGCGACCAATGTACAGCATTCACCGTTCGGAATTGCATTCAACGAAGCACAACGTTTGGCGATCCAGGCTGATCCGAGTTTTCTGCGCAACGAATATTCCGGCGGAAGAGACGGATTGATTGCCGCCAGAAGTATCGGAATGCTGAGTTACCGCTCGTATGAAGGTTACGGCATCACACAAGCCGAAGCAACTGATAATAAAAGCGACGATTTCAAAGCGGCCTCTTACCAGCGTTATCAAGGCGAAAAACTGGCCAATCGTTTCAATGCCTATAGTTACTGGACGTTGAGCAAAGCCATGGATTCGCACAATCTGGCGCGCCACAGGAAACCGGCAGCTGAGTTACTTTCCGAATTAACCATTCCAGCGTTGGTCGTGGGCATCGATTCCGATTTATTATTCCCCATTTCTGAACAGCAATACATCGCACGATGTTTACCCAATTCGCAGCTGGCGACGCTTTCATCGCGTTTCGGACACGACGGTTTTTTGGTGGAATACGATCAGTTAACTGCCGCCATCGAACCGTTTTTGACAAATATTTTTTCAACTCAAACCATTCAACACGAATTAATTAACAATTAA
- a CDS encoding hydroxyglutarate oxidase (catalyzed the formation of 2-ketoglutarate from 2-hydroxyglutarate), whose amino-acid sequence MAFDIAIIGGGIIGAATFYKLQTRYPDKSIVLIEKEGKLADHQTGNNSGVIHSGLYYKPGSLKAKNCVAGRHELVAFAKEHGIDHDVCGKVVVAVDKSELGNMDKIFQNGVANSTEGIEMIDSKRLKEIEPFVEGIGGIYVPCTGIIDFRGATEKMAEIALSMQPKSALMLNHEVIGIERSDEKTIVATSKGNIEAKYLIFCGGLQADRLARKDGVKLKEQVVGFRGDYYELTEQAKHKVKNLIYPVPNPDFPFLGVHFTRMTNGEIECGPNAVFTFKREGYGKTDFSMRDTWDALTYGGTWKLFFNNMKFGLDEYRRAFSKKLFLKTLQRMVPSLTMDDIHPGRAGVRALLLAADGDTRDDFRFEFHANSIHVLNAPSPAATASLAIGGQIADEAEKHFGFK is encoded by the coding sequence ATGGCTTTCGATATAGCAATCATTGGTGGAGGAATCATAGGAGCGGCAACGTTTTACAAGTTACAAACGCGTTATCCCGACAAATCGATTGTGCTGATTGAGAAAGAAGGAAAGCTGGCCGATCATCAAACTGGAAATAATTCAGGAGTAATTCACTCGGGATTGTACTACAAACCGGGATCGCTGAAAGCCAAGAACTGTGTGGCAGGTCGTCATGAATTGGTCGCTTTTGCCAAAGAACACGGCATTGATCATGATGTTTGTGGTAAAGTAGTGGTTGCCGTCGACAAATCCGAGTTGGGGAATATGGACAAGATTTTCCAGAACGGAGTTGCCAATAGCACAGAAGGAATTGAAATGATCGATTCCAAACGGCTGAAAGAAATAGAACCTTTTGTAGAAGGAATCGGTGGGATTTACGTCCCATGTACCGGAATTATCGATTTCCGCGGAGCGACCGAAAAAATGGCTGAAATTGCCCTTTCCATGCAACCGAAAAGCGCTCTGATGCTCAATCATGAGGTGATCGGGATTGAGCGCTCGGATGAAAAAACAATCGTTGCAACCAGCAAAGGAAATATCGAAGCGAAATACCTGATCTTTTGCGGAGGATTACAAGCTGATCGTTTGGCACGTAAAGACGGTGTGAAACTGAAAGAACAAGTTGTTGGTTTCCGTGGTGATTATTACGAATTAACTGAACAAGCGAAACACAAGGTAAAAAACCTGATTTACCCGGTTCCGAATCCTGATTTCCCATTTCTTGGCGTGCATTTTACGCGTATGACCAACGGCGAAATCGAGTGCGGCCCGAATGCGGTGTTCACATTTAAACGCGAAGGTTACGGAAAAACCGATTTCTCGATGCGCGATACCTGGGATGCCTTGACGTATGGCGGGACATGGAAGTTGTTTTTCAACAACATGAAATTCGGTTTGGACGAATACAGACGTGCGTTCTCAAAGAAATTATTCCTCAAAACGTTGCAACGAATGGTTCCGTCACTGACGATGGATGATATTCATCCGGGTCGAGCAGGAGTAAGGGCTTTGTTGCTGGCCGCTGATGGCGATACCCGCGACGATTTCCGTTTCGAGTTTCATGCCAATTCTATTCACGTGCTAAACGCGCCTTCACCGGCTGCTACGGCTTCACTGGCGATTGGCGGACAAATTGCGGATGAGGCGGAGAAACATTTTGGGTTTAAGTAA
- a CDS encoding GNAT family N-acetyltransferase, giving the protein MNNELEIRPIQPEDNAALAQVIRSVLEEFDAAKPGTVYTDPTTDQLFELFQTPQSAYFTALLNGEIVGGCGIYPTKGLPAGCTELVKLYLAPSTRGKGVGKALMERCFEIAAEKGYTEIYLETLPELHIAVGLYERLGFEYLEKPYGESGHFACDLWMAKKL; this is encoded by the coding sequence ATGAACAACGAACTGGAAATCCGTCCGATTCAACCCGAAGACAATGCTGCACTTGCGCAGGTGATTCGTTCGGTGCTCGAAGAATTCGACGCTGCAAAACCCGGAACTGTTTATACCGATCCGACGACCGATCAATTATTCGAACTTTTTCAAACGCCGCAATCTGCTTATTTTACAGCGTTGCTGAACGGAGAAATTGTTGGAGGCTGTGGCATTTATCCAACCAAAGGTTTACCCGCAGGCTGCACCGAACTGGTGAAACTCTACCTCGCTCCTTCCACCCGCGGAAAAGGCGTTGGAAAAGCATTGATGGAACGTTGTTTTGAAATCGCTGCCGAAAAAGGCTACACGGAAATTTACCTGGAAACGCTTCCCGAATTACACATTGCCGTTGGCTTGTACGAGCGTTTGGGATTTGAATACCTGGAAAAACCTTACGGAGAATCCGGGCATTTTGCGTGTGATTTGTGGATGGCTAAAAAATTATGA
- a CDS encoding glycosyltransferase, with translation MEQQPEISIVVPLFNEAESLPELHDWIVRVLNGQQLSYEIVFVDDGSKDGSWEVIESLQAKDPNVRGIKFQRNYGKSAALQKGFEAVKGCVVVTMDADLQDSPEELPELYRMIIEEDFDVVSGWKKKRYDPITKTIPTKLYNWAARRLTGIYLHDFNCGLKAYKRVVVKSIELYGDMHRYIPALAKYAGFPKIGEKVVIHQSRKYGTTKFGLNRFLNGPLDLMSVVFMGKFGKKPMHFFGAMGTLLFIIGFGFAFYLGISKLFFNTHGRLIASRTEFYISLAAMIMGVQFFLAGFLAELVGRNSSTRNVYLVEKEI, from the coding sequence TTGGAGCAGCAACCGGAAATATCCATCGTAGTACCGTTATTCAACGAAGCCGAATCGCTTCCTGAATTGCATGATTGGATCGTTCGTGTTTTGAACGGACAACAATTGTCATACGAGATCGTGTTTGTTGACGATGGAAGTAAAGACGGATCGTGGGAAGTCATCGAATCCCTGCAGGCAAAAGATCCGAACGTGCGCGGAATCAAATTTCAACGCAACTACGGAAAATCGGCCGCTTTGCAAAAAGGATTCGAAGCTGTTAAGGGCTGCGTGGTAGTCACCATGGATGCCGATTTACAGGATTCTCCGGAAGAATTACCGGAACTCTACCGTATGATCATTGAAGAAGATTTTGATGTGGTTTCGGGTTGGAAAAAGAAACGCTACGATCCTATTACCAAAACCATTCCAACCAAATTATACAATTGGGCAGCACGCAGATTAACAGGTATTTACCTGCACGATTTTAATTGCGGACTCAAAGCTTACAAGCGGGTAGTGGTAAAAAGCATTGAACTTTACGGCGATATGCACCGTTATATTCCTGCGTTGGCCAAATACGCCGGATTTCCGAAAATCGGAGAAAAAGTGGTCATTCACCAATCACGAAAATACGGCACCACAAAATTTGGTTTGAACCGTTTCCTCAATGGTCCGCTCGATTTGATGTCGGTGGTTTTTATGGGGAAATTCGGGAAGAAACCGATGCACTTTTTCGGTGCGATGGGAACCTTGTTGTTCATCATTGGCTTTGGCTTCGCATTTTATCTCGGAATCAGCAAATTATTCTTCAATACACACGGACGTTTGATTGCTTCGCGCACCGAATTCTATATTTCACTGGCCGCAATGATCATGGGAGTCCAGTTTTTCCTGGCAGGTTTCCTGGCTGAACTGGTAGGAAGAAATTCTTCCACAAGAAATGTCTACCTCGTAGAGAAAGAAATCTGA